CTCAACTCCTGGGCCGTCGGTTCAAGGGAGAATCCTTGTCCACGCCGTTGGCATTTGCCAATTTTTTTCTTAAAGAAGCCCAAGTGGCGTGCGTCCCTGGTGAACCGTTTGGCAGTCCCACGCATCTGCGGTTTTCCTATACCGGAACCTTGGAGGTCATTGAAGAGGGCTTACAGCACCTTACCGAGGCCGTAGCTAAACTTGAATAGCCTTTTACTCTCCGCCCAGAGTTTCATTTTTTTCAATTCGGGCACCACCAAACCTTGACCTGAACAGAATCAGCCTTATCCTTTATACACGTATGGTTACCATTCCCCTTAATTGACGTTTACTTTCTGGAGGTATCCCGTGCCCATTTATGAATATCAATGCACCGGTAGCGGTGAGCGATTTGAAATTCAACAAAAAATGTCTGATCCTCCTATTCAAACCTGCGATCAATTATCCTGTGGTTGTGGCAAAGCTGAACCCGTCACTAAAGTCATCTCAGCTCCCGCCATCATGTTCAAGGGATCGGGATGGTATGTCACGGACTACTCGGACAAACTCAAAGCGCCCGAGAGTAAATCAGAGAACAAAGGGAAACCCGCTGACACCAGTACAAGCGAATCCAAAACAGACAACAAGGCCGGTTCGACCAGCTCTGATAGTGGGTCCAGTTCAACAACCACCCCATCCGCATCTTCCGATGGGTCTAAGGGATCAGGGACGGCTTCGGGATCAGGGACATCGTCCAGTTCCAGTGCCTCCACTGGATCCGTGGCTTCTTCATCGAGCAGTAAGTCCTAACTCCTCACGCAGATGCATTGGCCTGGGACATCTGTGCAACATTCTGACAATCACCGGAATCCAGTCCCCACCATAACCAAACTTAAATTGCAGCCCTAATTCCTCAGACCCTCCGAACATATGATCTCATCTATCAAAGTGATCAGCCCTCGCAACGAACCCATATTCGACCTTCTCCTCATGAGGAGCGAATATCTTTTGCCTCTTGGCAGCGAGAGATATCAGAGCCCTAGGCAACGGCAATACTGTTTATCCACAAGGAGTTGTGACTCTTGACAGCTCCGCCTACCGTCGGTACTGTCATCAGGTTTACTCGGAATTTCAGCCTCTTCGGCATCTCAGCCCGAATGGAGGATCATCCTTTAAACGCTAGAGGGAAAAGCATGAAGAAGATGTGTGTGAATGGTTTGTCAAAAATTGTTGGGGTCCTATTCATCACCGGTATCTGTATCCTGAGTGTGGCTTTTGAACAGCCCGCCTTTGCCGCAGGAAAAGATTCCTTTCGCGTCGGTGTCCTTGATCCTCAAGCCGTGATTGAAAAGTCAAAGGCGGGAAGCCGCGCCTTGGCGGCTTTAAAGGAACATGCCCAAGCCAGAGAAACCGTGATGAAAAACGATCAAAAGGAATTGGAGAGTCTTCAGGAAGAACTCAAAGCCGCAGAGTCCAACTCCAAGCTGAGTGAGGAGGAGCAAAAACGCAAACAAGAACGGTTTGCACAAAAATATCAAGCCTGGCAAAAACAAGGTCAGGATTTCCAGAATGAACTCGGGCAAAAACAAAAAGACCTGGTTCAGGAATATATGAAGAAAATCGAAGAGGCCACAAGCGCCGTCGCCGCACGCCATGGCTTTGATGTAGTCATTGATAAAGGTAGTGAGAACACGCTAAAAATTGTGCTGTACAGTAGAGATGGGTTAGATCTCACAAATGAAGTCGTGAAGGAATTTGACCGTCGATTTAAATAACCGTCGATTCATAGCAAGGTTTTACATAATCTCCCCTGTGGGTCAAACTCACAGGGGATTTTTGTATCCCCTCGCCTTCATATTATGTAAATAGAAATCTCCACTGTTTAACGGTCAACAAAAAATTCTACAAAACTTAGATTGGAATGGAGTCGAACCCCATCATACAGGCAGGGTTCTTGTAGACCACAGAATTTTTCGTGAGCGACAGGCTCGAAGGAACCAGTGGTGGACGTTCCAATCCATCCGCCCTAATGCCCTCGAAACAAGCGAAGGATGAGCGAAGGAATCCCGGGCAACTACGGCTTTCGGAATAAATAAAGGAGGCTGGATGAGAAAATTTTAAAAAATAATAGAAAGAAAAAACAGGAGTCAGCGCACACTGTCTCTGACAGCCTCTTCCTCGGTCTGATAAATGGGAATGACCTGAGGCAGGTTAGCATATTCAAGCAATTCTCATACATGGGATTGAGGACTCACAATACTCAATCGAATGCGATCGGACTTCATCCGCTGATACCAAAGAAACATCTGCCCCAATCCCATCGAGTCAATCCAGGTAATGTTCGAGAAATTGAGAATAATATGATGGCATCCTATTTCCTGAGCACCCAGAATGGCCACTTCGAGGCCAAGCTTAGAGTCATAATCAAAACGACCAGATAACTCCAGAACCTTTGTATCCCGGCGAACATGTTCCCTGACAGTCAGCATTTCAGACTTCCTCTTATTGACCTTTTCGGCAATCACACAGTAAAAATTTACTGATCTCAAAAGAAGACACAATAATCAGATTCCCCAACCGACCCTGGGTAATACAAAGCCTCGCACTCAACCCATCCAGATATTGCTTTCGATTCAACAACATCCCTTTGATTGCAGTAGTCTAAAAAATAAACTGAGCCCTTGAGGGGAAAGGCTTTTATACTCCATTCTCTATTGTAGCTTTTTTCTTCAACAGTGATTCCTGGCGTTCCTGCTAAATCATCAATCCAATATTCATTTTGGTGAGTTGTGAAAAAGAAGGATCGAGTTTCATAGCCATGCCATAAGTATTCAGAAGTAAAGTTTCATTCGAAAACGTGTCCAGCCGGAATGGGCTGCTGGCTTTTTAAATATCGAGCAGGTCAAAAAACATCTTCGCCTTCACCTCTTCTGTATATGATCCGGCCATTTGAAGGTACTGACAGAGAACCCTCCAGTTTGTTGACCGTATTTTAGGGATAACTTCAGCAAAAGATGGAAGCACAGTGGACCAACCCATTTAGCCCCATGGGAGGATTTTGAATGATTTTTGGAACACCCTGCCGGAATCATTCTTGGGAGGAACCGAGGCGTGACAATGACCATATTCATATAACTCCCCTTTTTTACTCATTCTAGTGAGCTAATCGCGGGTTAAGGATGGTAGACCTTGATCGTGGCTGAATGGGGGTCCGGGAGACTTTCTTGAATGAACAAAAGCAACAACCTTCTCCGGCGGGATGCAGATGGTTAAATCCAAGAAAGGATTATTCTTTTTACCATCATTGCAACCCGAGGGTAATGAGGATGCCCTCAGGAAGTGGCATACCCATCTAAGCCAAGCGCACCTTCAATTAATCTGTAACAAAGAGTCCGAATGGATGACCCAAAGTGAGGATTAACAAATAGTGGGTAATTGGAACCAAGCTTGAGGATGCAATTGGATCCGTTAGATGAGGTCTTGCAACGACATGATTGTTTTGGTGTAGGTGGTGCGCCCGGCAGGAATCGAACCTGCGACCCCCGGCTTAGAAGGCCGGTGCTCTATCCAACTGAGCTACGGGCGCATGATAGGAAAATCGCATAGTTAGGGAGTTTGAGTCAACGACCTGGCAGCCTGGGGAGCCAATTGTTGCATTCGTCATTTCAGCCCAGAAAATCAAACACAGTTTTTGAATGAGGGGGATCATGTGCTCCACAGAAACGAAGCAAGTCCAAAGCTTTTAACAACCCTGTTCAGGAAACAGGATGAAGATCAAGTAAACCCGTTCCTATCATCAAAAATGTCGAAAAACGAAAACGGTTCACCTCTAAACTATCCGATTTTCACACAACATGCTTACCGTGTCGTTCATGCATATAGGATATTCGCATCCAACCGATAGGGTGAGCTATCGGAGGTGGAAATGCGAAATAATTTCATCCTTGGTGTTGTAGGTTTCTTTGTACTCCTTGGGGCCTGCGCCTCACAGCATTCGTCCCATAATAACCTTGATGAACAGGTGGATCTCTATCTCAGCACACTGGATGATAAGCATTTCGTCTGGTGCGAATTAGATCTGGAGCAATGTCGGCGTGACTTTGAGGCATGGAAACGTACCAAACAAGGTCTCAGCATAATTAAGGAATTCGAACGAGAGAATACTGATCAACCGGACAATACCCAGCAATTGCCGAATGTCTTTCGTACGCGATTTGTGGAGGAAGGCCAGTTAGAAGAAGAAATGGTAGGCAAAGACGGCAAGGGGCAGAGCATCGATCGTGATCCGGATGGCTTGGGTAGGTTCTATTGGACTACTGATAATAATGGTAATAATGGACATACCATACAGGAAGGCATGAGTATGGCTCCGAGAATACATGGTCCCCAATCCCCGCGCTGATATCCTTGAGGAGCCGGCTAAACTCACCATTTGGCTCAGATCCCTTCGCTTGATTTCCCCGACGCACTGACTCTCGAACCGACTTCCCCTTCTGTTAAAACCAAAGATTCCCTTCAATCTTGCTATTCACTCGAAAGAAATTTTTTACTTCAAATTGGATAAAACTACTACTGTAAAGTTTTAATTTTTTGCGCTAAAGAGGACCAGGTTTTGAGACCGATTTCAACTTTGACTTCTTTACGTAACACAGAGGAAAATGATGACAAACGACCAGCCTAATCGAAGAACCTATTCTCCAACTCGAACCAGCATGCCGCGATCTTTACAGATATTAAAGGTGTGATAGAACCACGCCACGATGATCACCAGGAATCCAAAATTAAGGCCCGTGGCCCAAAGCAGATGAGTCACCGGGGCGTTACCGGTAGTGAGGACCCCACGCATCCCTTCAAAGATATGCGCAGGAGGGACCATCCAGGCAATAGATTGCAGGACAGGGGGAAGGACCTCAATGGGGTAAAACACACAGGAGATGGGTTGAAAAAGGAAGACCATGCCCCAGGCCAGCACTTCGGCCTGTTGCCCAAAGCGCATAATGATAGATGTAGTAAGCACGCCAATAATCCAACCTGATATGACCAGATTGAGAACGAAAGGGAGCAAGGAAAAGCCCATCTGGAGAATGTCGTATGAATAAAAGACCCAGGCGAAAAGCATCATCAACCCGCCCACAGCAGTGACCTTCAGCACACTCATGGTCATGGTGGCAACGAGATATTCTCCGATCGTTAACGGACTGGCAAACAGGTTCATCAGATTTCGTGCCCACATTTCTTCTAAAAATGAGACGGCAATTCCCTGCTGCGCGCGAAACAACACATCCCAGAGGATCAGCGCTCCAAGAAAAAATGAGAGGGCGCCATGCAGCGACATCCCAACTTTCTCCAGATAAATCGTGATAAATCCCCACACCACGAGATCTAAAAACGGCCAATAAAAAATCTCCAGCAACCGGGCAAAGCTTCGCTTGTAGAGATACATATGACGGGATAATAATGCAAGGATACGCCCGAGACTCATGGACCCTTTTGCTCTCTGGCCAGTTTCAAAAAAACCTCTTCCAGATCTCGTTGGCCGTAGCGTTGAATAATTTCGGAGGCGGTACCTTCCGCCACAATTTTGCCCCGTTGCAGGAAGATGATCCGATCGGACATTTCCTCCATCTCCCGCATGTTGTGTGAGGTATAGAGAATACTCAGGCCTTCCGAGCGTTGATATTCTTTCAAGAACGATTTAATTTTATTGACGATATCAGGATCCAAACTCGCGGTGGGTTCATCGAGAAACAGCACTTTAGGTTCGGTCATGATGGCTTTGGCCAGGGTGAGCCTCGACATTTGACCGGAAGATAGTTTTCTGGTCAGTCGATGCCGAATGTCCTCCATCTCCAACTTTTTGACAATATCATCAATGCGCTGCTGGATATGCTTGAGTTCATAGAGCCTCGCAATGACCTTGAGATTTTCCTCTACCGTTAAGGAAAACGGCATCGAAATGTACGTGGAGGAAAAATTCACCTGTTTCAGAATGGTTTCCCGATGTGTGGCCAGATCCAGCCCAAACATGTGAATGGTGCCGACCGTCGGCGTGATCAGCCCTAACAACATGTGAATGGTGGTAGTTTTGCCGGCGCCATTCGGCCCAAGGAGCCCGAGTATTTCACCTTTTTTGATATCGAAAGAAATATTATCCACGGCGGTAAAGCCTTGAAACCGCTTGGTGAGGTTTCGAACCTCAACGACAGGGGAAGCCATGGAATCTGAGGCAGGCATTAAAACAAAAACCCACCGATTTTATCGGGCAGGTGACAGGTTTCACAGCGATCACTCAGCACTTCACCCTCGTAACGCTGTTCCCCATCATGACAACGAAGACAATCGGCCATGTTCGCCTTCCAGAGCACCGAGTCTTTTGGATGATCTGGCTCATGTGGTTGATCATCGAGCTTGACATGCCCGCGCGGAATCACAATGGGATACGTTTTAATTGGCGCTCCGTGCACGACCCGCCCGTGGCAGGTCGTACACCCCTCCCCTTTTCCGCGTTTCTCAAAGGCCTCCATGTGTTCCCGATGATTCATGATCAACCCGACATCTTTGACCGGTGGGGGCAAATCCCGCACAGAGACTTCCGTCACCCGCAAGATGGCTCGATGACAACTGATACACACAGAAGAAGACACATGGGATTCAAGATTATGCGGTTCGGTCGGGGTTCCGAAAACTGTGATCGCGACGTCTTCTATTCCGGCAAAGATTTTATCCTGAATAAACCCGGAAATGCCTGGACGCACGTGGCAATCGACACAGGTGACATCTTTATGACTGGATTGTATCCAGGAATCGTAGGATGGTCTGATGGTATGACAACTCGCACAGAAGGTGGGCTGATTGGTCAGCGGGATAGCCGCAGCCCCTCCTAAGGCCAGCACCAGGAGTGTGGCCGCAATGAGGGTCAGGCCTTTTCCCATGAACGTTACGAACCCCTTTGAAGGGGAAACTTTTTCATGATCAGTTGCGCCAGCCCTTGGACGTCATCCCGATCAAACCAGGGAGCCGAGCATTCAATGCGTTTCATAGAAGCCACCGCCATTAAACCATCTAACGAGACATCCACTTCCTGTAGCTGCTCGCGCACCACGATTACCTTCGGAAACCCCTGGCTTTTCCAGCCTTCGGCAATTATTAAATCGATTTCTCCATTGATGAATCGGTCACGGACTTGGTCGACAGGAAGTTCTTCCGGAACATCAGCAAACATGGCCAGGCTACCCTTTGATAACACTATGACCGTACTGGCCCCAGCGCGTTTGTGGCGCCAACTATCTTTGCCTTCAGTATCCAGATCGAACCCGTGCCCGGCATGCTTGATGGTGGCCACTCGATAACCCGCGTGAGTCAGTTCCGGAATGAGCCGTTCAATCAAGGTCGTTTTGCCACTGTTGGAGCGGCCAACAAAACCCAAAATGGGAGGTGTCATGATGAAGCCTGTACTCCCTTCTATAAGGTCGAATTCTGCCAAATAGACAGTGTGACTGATGGAAAATATGTCGTATTTCTTTTAAAAATTTCGTGATAATAATTGGACGTTCACCCAATCGCCTGGCTTCAGAGATTCGACCTCTTCCGGTACATCAATAAATCCATTCGCTTTCACCATTGAGGTGAGGATGCCGGACCCCTGCCCTCCGGTCGTTCGGACCGTGAGGACGCCGTTTTCCTGTTGAAGAATGCCGCGAAGGAAATGCCGCCGGTCCGTATGTTTGGAGAACGTTTCTTGAAAAAGTGCCTTCACCACCGGCCGTTCCCACTTCCGATGCCCGCCCATTTTCAACATGGCCGGCCGCACGAGTTGATCAAAGGTCACCATCGAAGAAACGGGATTTCCCGGCAAGCCAAACGCCAATTTCCCTTGAATTTTTCCAAAGGCTACCGGCTGTCCGGGGCGAATCGCTAATTTCCAGAAATTCATGTCTGCCCCGAGTTCGGCAAACACCGGCTTGGTAAAATCATAATCTCCCATGGAGACTCCCCCCGATAACACCAAAATATCACAGGTGAGCCCCTGTCGGATTTTGTCTTTTAAGGAATCAGGGTTGTCTTTGGCAATTCCCAAGAGAACAGGGATTCCGCCCGACTCCTGAACCGCAGCAGCAATACCATAGCTGTTGGAATTGACGATTTTATGCTCATCAAATGATTCATCCAGATCCGCCAACTCATCCCCTGTAGAAAGAATGGCCACTCGAGGACGTTGCGACACAAGGACAAACGATTTGGCCAGAATGGCCAACATGCCGATTTCCCCGGAACGCAGTTGGGTCCCTTTCGGAATGATGCACTCTCCTTCCGTGACATCTTCTCCTTTTGGTCTGATGTTAGAACCCTGACCGGCTTCAGTCTTCATGATACGAACCTTTGCCCCTGAAGGCTCCGTGTATTCCACCCGCACGACGGTATCTGCTCCGGCCGGCATAGGGGCTCCGGTCATGATCCGAATCGCTTCTCCCGGACCGACGGTTTTCGTGGCCACGGCCCCTGCGGCGACATCTTCCACAATGTTTAATTCGGGAATGCGAGTGATGGCATAGTCCTGCTTAATGTCAGCCCACCGGACCGCAAAGCCGTCCATCGCCGAATTGTCCCATGGAGGATTGGATCGTGGGGCAAGAATGTCTTCTCCCAATACCCTCCCCAGGGAATCAAGGAGCCCGATTTTTTCACAGCCCAAGGGATGCGCGGCATCCAGGACAGTTTGTTGGGCAGAAGTTAACGAAGTAAGCTCATCCATGTGTCTTGCCTAATCATGCGGAAGATTGAAGTGGTTCTCTGAAGACGGCGACACTCCATTCAGAGTCTCGCCACAAGCACACAACACATATGTTTTTTCATTTCATTATGGCAGTCAGTACACTTTCAATTCATGCTTGGACACTCGACCATTCTCTGGCGTACAAATCAAATAGTCAGATAACGCATCGCAACGGCCTTTGGGCGACAGGTTAGGCCTTTTTGAATGGAGCCGGCCTGGCCGACACTTTTACCAGGGAATCTTTCTTCTTACAGAACTCCTCGACTTTGTTCGCAATGCCGTGGATGGCGTCAGCCGTGGGAAGATCCGAATGAAACAGCGCATAGGGCTCGCCACGATCACATTGGAGAACCATTTCCGGATCCAGTGGCACGCGACCGAGGAAGGGGACGCCCATGTCTGCGGCCGAGGCTTCACCTCCCCCTTTTCGAAACAATTCAATGGATTGGTGGCAATGGGGACAATCTAACCCGCTCATGTTTTCCACAATACCAATAATGGGAAGCTCACTATCCCTTGCGAAGGTGACCGACTTCCGGGAGTCTAACAGGGCCACTTCCTGTGGAGTGGACACAATGACGCAACCCGTGACATCACCAATGAGATCAATCGTCGTTACCGATTCATTCCCGGTCCCTGGCGGCAGGTCAATCAGCAGGAAATTAAGGTCTTGCCATTCCACTCCACCTAGCAGTTGATTGATGAATTCAAACTTATACGCATCCCGCCAGATAATGGGATCATCTGAATTTTGCAAAAGAAATGACATGGAGGCGATTTTCAGATTATAGGCTTGATGCGGAATAATTCCGCCGCCTGTACTGATTTTGAGTTTCTGGCCTTCGGCTCCCACCATTTTGGGAATATTGGGGCCATGAATATCCATGTCGCATATTCCCACTTCATAGCCTTTGAGGGCCAAACTAATGGCGAGATTGGTGGTCATCGTGCTTTTTCCCACCCCGCCCTTATTGCTCATGACCAATATTTTGTAATCAATGCGCTCCATGCGCTTTCCGACCAGCCAGCGACTATGGCCTTCACGGTCCTTTTGGCAGGTTTCGGTTTCATCACAAATGGCACACGCCCACATATAGGTACAGACATCCCCACTCGAACTCGAGGATGGTTGAATCATATTCAGTTCAGTTGCCATGAATCCCTCCACATACATCCACTACGATGATAGTTTGGATAATATAAATTCGGCCACACCCATAGATCATGACGTGGCCATACTTCCCATTTTCTCCACCATATGCTCTAACAGCGGTAGAATGATATTTAAATTCTCCTGCACGCCGTTTACGCTTCCGGGCAAATTCACAATCAGTGTGGTCCCCTTAATTCCAGCCGTTCCGCGTGAGAGCATGGCCGTCCTGACTTTTTTAAGACTTTCAGCCCTCATGGCTTCTCCGATGCCGGGGATCTCTTTTTCAATCACGTCTCTGGTTGCCTCAGGCGCCCAATCGGCTGGTCGCACACCCGTTCCCCCAAGAGTCAAAATGATATGAGGCGCGGTCGTCCCACAAATTGTGTCCAATTGGTGGGAAATGGCCTGACGATCATCCGCCACGACATCATAGGATAAAAGGGTCAATTGGTGGTTCGTCAAGATCCTTTCCAAAGGTTTCCGATTCTCATCGGGTTTTTGGCCTGACTGTATTTTGCTGCTGATCAACACCACAGCCACCTGAATCATCAAATGCCTCTGCTGGATTTCATATTACCGCGGACCTGAGTCCGGAACATCGACATATTCCTCATCCCCACCAGACCCGGCTCCCACTGGTTGTGGGGCTAATGGAGGACGCCGAACTGCCGGCGCGCCAGAAGCTGGAGCGGATGCCCCCACATCCTCACTGTCTGGAGCTTTTTTCTTGCCAAAGACTTGGGCGCTGATAATACCCACTTCATAAAAGAAATACATGGGGATGGCCATAATACATTGGTTAAATGGATCAGGCGTGGGCGTAAGAATAGCCGCGAAGAGAAAGGATCCCAGAAATGCCCATTTCCGGTATTTTCGTAATACAGGAGCATCCACCCACCCTAGTTTGGCCATCAAGGTCAACGCGAGCGGAACTTCAAATATCAGTCCAAAAACCAACATGAACCACAGAATAAAACCCACATAATTGGCAATAGAAATTTGTGCAATAAATCCCGAAGCCAACCCATAGGAAATCAAAAAATGCAACGCGAAAGGCAACACGACAAAAAAACAGAAAGTCAATCCCAAATAAAAAGCCACGGTGCTAATGGCGGTGAAAGGTCCGACAAACCGTCGTTCCTGGGCATGTAAACCTGGAAGAACAAACTGCCAGACTTCCCACAACCAGTGAGGGGTCGACAAGACAACTGCACATAACCCGGCCACTTTCACATTTTGCCATAAGGCTTCAGCCGGGGAGAGGAAGACAAAGGGAATTTTTGGCAAATCCGATGGCATCCATTCCCATGAATCTAAAATGAAATAATTTTGCAGTGGGATTCGTAGCCAGGACACCAGCGTATCCGCATAAAAAAATGTCCCGACAAACACACAGGCCATCACAATGACCGCACGCGTGAGTCGCCATTGGAACTCATGCAAATGCTCCATGACGGGCATTTTTTTGTCTTCCAATGGCTTAAAGACTTTCTCTTCAAACCAGGAACCTATTTTGCTTTGTTTGGCCATGTGAGTCCTGCGCCACAAAAATCCGAGGGGGGCTCGGTCGCCCCCCTCAGTACCTATCCCTTATTGAGGATTCACTGCGATAAACAGATTATTGCCGCGCCGGTTGACCAACAATACGGCCAACTCATCTTTGGCAATTTTTGACGCAACCTGTTTGAAGTCGTCAATCGTTTTCACGCTTTGGCGACTCACTTCTTGAATGACGTCACCAACCTGAATACCCGCAGCCTCAACAGCGCTGCCTGATTCGACTTTCGAGACGACCACACCTTTGATTTGTTCAGGAATATTGAATTCACTCCGGCTTTCCCCACTAATTGGTGCGACGGTCATTCCCGACAATACGTTATCCAGTTTAGCCATAGCCGGAGCTTTCTCTTCTTCTTCTACCGGGCCAGTCTTTGCCAGTGCCTGATCGGAAGGCCGTTCTCCCAGTTCCAGAGTCAGCATGGTCTCTTTGCCCTCGCGTAACACTTTAATTTCTTTTTTCTTTCCGACCTTTGTTCGGGCAACGATATTACGAAGATGATTGACATCCTTGACGGCTTCACCTCCGTATTCAAGGATGACATCCCCACGTTGAAGTCCAGCCTTTGCGGAAGGGCCATCTTCATGGACTTCACTGATTAATACCCCACCCTGTTGACCTTCAGGTAGTTGGAAAGATTGCGCTAAGGCCGGCGTTAATTCCTGAATGGCCACTCCCATCCATCCTCTCACCACCTTCCCCGTTTCGATCAGGCTTGCAGCGATATCCTTCGCAATACTGACTGCGATGGCAAATCCCACGCCTTCGGAACCACCCGTTCTGGAAAAAATGGCCGTGTTGATCCCGATAAGCTCCCCTTTCATATTCACCAGGGCTCCACCGGAATTTCCGGGGTTAATCGCGGCATCCGTTTGAATGAAGTCTTCATATTCCGTAATACCGACACTCCCTCGGCCGAGGGCACTGATAATTCCCAACGACACGGTATTGCGTAATCCGAAGGGACTCCCGAGAGCCAATACCACATCTCCAACTCGAAGGGATTCATATTCTCCCCAGGCCACTGAAGGAAGCGGGCCATTTTCAAGTTTGACTTTAATGACGGCTAGGTCGGTCTTCGGATCAGTCCCGACAACCGTTGCTGACATCTCTCGTCCATCTTGAAAAGACACCTTGATATCACTCGCATCTTCCACAACGTGGTTATTGGTCAGAATATATCCGCGGGAATCAATAATTACCCCTGATCCGGCACTCATACCTGGAGGTCCGCCGGGACCACCACCGGGAGGTCCGCCACCAGGAGGTCCGCCTCCAGGGGGTCCTCCGCCGGGAGG
Above is a window of Candidatus Nitrospira neomarina DNA encoding:
- a CDS encoding Do family serine endopeptidase; the encoded protein is MMHMSRLFAGPARPFRIAPPWGFLVLFVGLGMVGGFLGNGWFVPAQTQAAIPGAFIEGFSEIVEKVGPAVVNVAVTGGGGPSRGLPPGPFGGPPGGGPPGGGPPGGGPPGGGPGGPPGMSAGSGVIIDSRGYILTNNHVVEDASDIKVSFQDGREMSATVVGTDPKTDLAVIKVKLENGPLPSVAWGEYESLRVGDVVLALGSPFGLRNTVSLGIISALGRGSVGITEYEDFIQTDAAINPGNSGGALVNMKGELIGINTAIFSRTGGSEGVGFAIAVSIAKDIAASLIETGKVVRGWMGVAIQELTPALAQSFQLPEGQQGGVLISEVHEDGPSAKAGLQRGDVILEYGGEAVKDVNHLRNIVARTKVGKKKEIKVLREGKETMLTLELGERPSDQALAKTGPVEEEEKAPAMAKLDNVLSGMTVAPISGESRSEFNIPEQIKGVVVSKVESGSAVEAAGIQVGDVIQEVSRQSVKTIDDFKQVASKIAKDELAVLLVNRRGNNLFIAVNPQ